A stretch of the Myripristis murdjan chromosome 24, fMyrMur1.1, whole genome shotgun sequence genome encodes the following:
- the LOC115355860 gene encoding trace amine-associated receptor 1-like, whose amino-acid sequence MVIIPSAVRVLLYVFIGSLSVLTLCGNLLIIISIIYFKQLHTPTNYLILSLAMSDLLMGALVLPSVDSCSYLGDLIYRYFAVCHPLRYKSKINICAAVIMILVTWGVSALVGIGIIITGLNEGKCQKMKNEKQRPSRCFSFNIDISGITGCVLSFYLPAVIMLSIYLKIFLVAQKQARSIQNSTCQSVKSGASVSKRERKATKTLAIVMGAFLICWTPFFTGMTLNPLINYSIPITVIEIFALLGWSNSVLNPFVYAFFYSWFRVAFRMIISGKIFQGNFANSKLL is encoded by the exons ATGGTTATTATCCCTTCAGCAGTACgtgttttgttgtatgtttttattggctCATTATCTGTTCTGACACTTTGTGGAAACCTTCTCATAATCATCTCCATCATTTACTTCAAACAGCTCCACACTCCAACTAACTACctgattctctctctggctATGTCCGACCTCCTTATGGGGGCTTTAGTGTTGCCGTCTGTAGACTCTTGTTCATATCTTGGAGATTTAATTT accgatattttgcagtgtgtcatcCTCTGAggtataaaagtaaaattaatatTTGCGCTGCTGTGATCATGATCCTGGTCACCTGGGGGGTTTCTGCCCTAGTTGGAATTGGTATCATAATTACAGGACTTAATgaaggaaaatgtcaaaaaatgaaaaatgaaaaacagcgcCCTTCgcgctgtttttcatttaatattgatatttcagGCATCACTGGATGTGTTCTCTCATTTTACCTCCCAGCAGTTATAATGCTCAGTATCTACCTAAAGATTTTCCTGGTGGCACAGAAACAGGCACGCAGCATCCAGAACTCAACCTGTCAGAGCGTAAAGTCTGGAGCGTCTGTCagtaagagggagagaaaggccaCCAAAACTCTGGCTATTGTTATGGGAGCTTTTCTGATCTGTTGGACTCCTTTCTTTACTGGTATGACCTTAAACCCTTTAATTAATTATTCGATTCCAATAACTGTGATTGAAATATTTGCTTTGCTTGGATGGTCAAACTCAGTGCTCAATCCATTTGTTTATGCCTTCTTTTACAGCTGGTTCCGAGTAGCTTTCAGAATGATCATTTCTGGTAAAATATTTCAGGGGAATTTTGCAAACTCAAAACTGCTTTGA